The Anabas testudineus chromosome 5, fAnaTes1.2, whole genome shotgun sequence region GGGTCCTGATGGGGAACCTTACAGGCGCTACAGCAGACACTTCCTCACTATGGACATCGAGGCAGATATTCAAGAGCTACTCAAAGGCTCAAAATAAAGTGCGCAGCTATAAAGTGTATCAGTAATAACCAGCCTGGTCCAGAAGATTAGTCACAAAGTGTTTTATCGTGGCAGTCGTGCAGCAGTAGTGCAAGTTAGTGATAAGACCCTTTGCAGTACACTATGGTTGTTCAGCTTGTTTACTGAATGAAGGCACTCCTTGAAGCCTTTTTTTGTGAGGGGAGTTTCTGATGAATGTGTAAAACACTGATTCAGCCACAGTGCAGTCTGTATGTCACATCACAATTTGGAATAAACGCTTTAACGTCATATGAAATCCCACTGtcatttgtgcacacacacacacacattagttggttttattactttattatcaaTTAGTTTTATTCCttatagttttgtttattaGAACAATTAGTCCCACTTATACAACTTGGAGCGTTGCTAGGTAACTGGACTTTAGACCTGACTAGACTAGAAGCAGACTGGACGTGGTGAGTGTTTAACATAGATTTTCACGTCCTGTAGATATACAATAATAATTGATTCTGCCAGCctttttgtatattattatatataatattgtatAATAATATGTTAAGCAACATTATGAGTTGTTCTTTAGCGAAAATAAAGTTTGGCGTCTGCTGTAACCTATGTATTATTAACGTAATGTGTGTTATTCAACGTTACTGCACAAAGATCGTAcgaaatgttttatttcaacttaCAATTTGATTTCCTATGGGGTTAGGGTTACCcatattaaattagattaagctatataacagcagcagcatcgtCCCGTCTGCGCTGCGCTTCCTGGTTGAACGCTGTGGGTTTAATGCTTGATCGACCGCCTAGCTGCAACTCATCCAACATGGCCGGCCAGGAAGATCCAGTGCAAAGAGAGATTCACCAGGACTGGGCGAATCGAGAGTATATAGAAGTAATTACAAGCAGCATCAAAAAAATCGCCGACTTCCTTAACTCCTTTGGTAAGATTTTAACGAAGAATTTGACGAATTAGAGCACCGCTGTTGTTAATATTTTGTGTAGCCAAATCTAGATAGCTAGCTAGCTGCGCTAGCTATCCTGCAGTTGCTAGCCTTGGTGTTGATATTGTCATTTGCCACTCCCAGTTAGCAGCTAGCTTTCTCGTCAGATATGTTTTTGTGTCCACACAGAACTAGTAATATTCGGTAGGAAGACAGTTTTGTATTGAGTTACTGTGCCATTTTTGATGCTTGTTAGATTCGTATCAAGTGTCgacatttgaaatgtaatgCTACTGGATGCGAGTGTTGAGGCTGCTGTTCGCTAGCTGGCTATTAGGCTCCCCTCAAACGCCAGTCTGCTCAGCTGTTGTTAGCATCAGCATCAGAATAGATATGGACTGCTGTTCTCCTAATAATCGTTAACATTTACGTTTAGACTTCATAACGAACAACTAAGAATAATGTTAGCCACGCAGAATAAGTTGTATATAACGTCACTAAATGCTGCTTATCACCTACAGACATGTCATGTCGTTCCCGTTTGGCTACACTAAACGAGAAGCTGACAGCGTTGGAGAGGAGGATTGAATACATTGAGGCAAGAGTAAGTACATATATTTatgcttgtttgttgttttacgATCTACAGCGAGTTTTTGTATGCATATTTCAAAGGGTTACAACTATTGCATAAATACGTATCTGTCATTACAGGTGACGAAAGGAGAGACGTTGACTTAGAGCTTGAAAGCATCCTAGATCTACCTACCCACCCCTCCACCATTTTTGTAATAAGTGAGATGGAATCTACCCTAGTGTTTTTTGGGACCATGTGGaccatttttatattatatggctgaattttgtgttgttttatctcATGACACATTTGTAAAGAAGATATGGGCTGTATTGGGTGTCAGTGACTCAAGCATCATCAATAttgcaaaacacaaataagcTCCATAATGAGCTTTATTATGAATCTGGTATCAGCACAATTCATTGATCATCTGTGTTGTATACAATCGCTTTACCACATCAGAGATTTATGAAAGGGGAATATTCTCGTGTGCCAAGATGAACAAGTTATGGTGTAGTCACCTTAATTAAGAcctgtgtgtacagtaaactGTTTGAGATGTTTCAGGATTGAAATgctgtaataaacaataaaacaatgacactgtttcatgttttgttttggtagGCTTCACCTTTATTTgtttacacaaataaacacttGTATGTGCTTACACATACAGGGAAACCTAGTTTAGTTCTGGGAGCTGGGAGCTTTAGTTTGTTCAAACTAAGCTATTCACAGGAAGAAACAAATATTGACAGGATTCAACAACGGGAAATGAACACAGCTCCTGTCCAACATGCTGTACTTACTTAACCCTCATATTATGTTGGAAAAGAAATTGCATTGGTTATGTTGCGGGTCATTTTGACCCGCACTGTGTCCACTCAGAACTGTCAAAAAACTGGGTTTAAACAACAGcaactttattttctattagaaaaacatttagaaaactgACACAACATTATTTGAAATTCCAGAAAAATTTTTGTAACAActattttgtttagttttagattttcaGTGTTCAACATTTTCAATGTTGTCCACATGATGAACATAATGTAACTACGTGCTTTCTGCAGATGTATTTCTTGCATTTCACACAAGATGTGCTTGTTTTACTGTCCTTTGCGGAGGGACAGACCCGGCATCTCTTCCGTTTCTGTACACCTGGATCCACTGGATCCATTGCAGATTGGATGGATGGCACGAACTTGACTTTTTCaattacagctgcagctgctggtgatCGAGCTGGCCTGGCTCGCCTCTGGATCTTGGGAGTGACAAGGCTTTTGCCCAGTTCTTCCAGGAAAAGCCGACGTCGGTACAATTTGCCAGCATTCCattgatgatggatttcagcACAGGACATAGGCGTTGTAAGCAGACACATCCACAATGTTGTAGAAAATAACCAAGGGCCAACGGGCTGTCTTGCGCTGGCAGCTTTATGTTGCTGTGACTTTGTCCAGATTGTTTACTCCTCCTTTGGTCAAGTTGTAGTCCAGGATCATTTGTGGCCTCTTGTCTTCTCTTGAGGTCAGAGATGCATCTGTGTGCATTGTGCTCATGACAAGAAcgttcttgtttttctttgggcAGTATGAAACAACTGTTGCTTTCTCAGAGAATACAAATATTGAGGAATGCAGAGATCTTCCCTGCATCTTCAGAATTTCACTGGGAAGTTCTGGCttatttcttcttattgttCCCAACATAGTCAGCTTTCTCTTCTGAAGTTCATTTGCAAGGCGGTAGGATG contains the following coding sequences:
- the brk1 gene encoding probable protein BRICK1, whose amino-acid sequence is MLDRPPSCNSSNMAGQEDPVQREIHQDWANREYIEVITSSIKKIADFLNSFDMSCRSRLATLNEKLTALERRIEYIEARVTKGETLT